The DNA segment GCCGGCGCTGCGGGCGTCATCCCGAAGTCGGCCCCGACCTCCGCGGTGATCGCGGCGATCGCGACGGTGGCGCGCGGGGAGGCGCTCAACAACGTCGAGTGGGCGAGCGCGATCGAGGCCGATCGCGAGTTCGCCAAGGCGCAGCTCGGTCGCCGGGAACGCGACGTGCTCAACCTCTACGCCTCGGGGCTGCCGCTCAAGCTCGTCGCGCAGAAGCTCGGCATCGCGCACTCGACCGCACGCGAGTACCTCGACCGCATCCGGGCGAAGTACGTCGAGGTCGGCCGCCCCGCCCCCACCAAGGTCGACCTGTTGCGCCGGGCGGTCGAGGACGGCATCCTCCCCGGCCTCGACGCAGAGGGCGGGGATGCCCGCGCCTGACCGGCGGCCCGACCGCCTGTTCCGGAGCCGCGGCGCGGTGGGCCGCGCCCAGGTCGAGACCGTCACGGCGCGTGCGCTCGGGGCGTTCGGGGTGGTGTTCGGGGCGCAGACCGTGCCGAGCGCCGTCGAGCAGGCGAACTTCCTGGCGAACGGCGCGGGCGTGGCGATGATGGCCGGGCTCTACGGCGCGATCGCCGCGCTCGCGGCCGCGGCCTTCACCCGCACCGCGGTGCGCGCCGCGGCGCTCGTGTTCGCCGGCGTGTACGCGCTCGCGCTGCTGGCCTGGCCGCTGCTCGTCGTGGATCCCGCTGCGATGGCCGGCCAGACGCCCTGGCTGTACTACCTGTGCACGGTCGCGACGACCGCCGCCGTCGTGGCCCTTCCGGTCGCACCGGCCGCGGCGTACACCACGGCGGTGCCCGCGGCGTACGGCGTGGTGCGCCTCACCGCGGCGGGCGGCGGGGCGAGCCCGCTCATCGCGGTGCTCGACACCATGTACGCGGTGATCCTCGGCGGCGTGGTGCTCGTGATCGTGACGATGCTCAGGCAGGCCGCGAGTGCGGTGGATGCCGCGCAGGAGGCCGCGCTCGAGCGGTACGACGCCGTCGCTCGCGAGCACGCGAACGAGGCCGAGCGCGTCAAGGTCGACGCGCTCGTGCACGACAGCGTGCTCACGACCCTGCTCGCGGCCGCCGCGGCGCGGACGCCCGCGGAGCGCGCGCTGGCCGGACGCATGGCCGCCGACGCGGTGCGACGGCTCGACGAGGCCGCGGTCGAGGTGCCCGGTTCCGACGATCGCGTCCCGCTGGAGGTGCTCGTGCGGCGGCTCCGCTCCGGGGTCGAGGGCTTCGCGGCGCCCTTCATCGTCGATGTCGAGGGCGTCGACGGGGTCGAGTTGCCCGTCGCGGTCGTCGACGCGCTGTCGTCGGCGGCGATGCAGGCGATGGTCAACAGCGTGCAGCACGCCGACGGGCCGATCGGTCGCGTCCGGAGGGAGCTGCTGATCTCCGGGGTCGCGCCCGGCGGGTGCGTGATCAGGGTGCGCGACAACGGCGCCGGGTTCGACCCCGACGCGGTCCCGGCCAGTCGGCTCGGCCTGCGGGTGTCGATCGATGAGCGGATGACCGGCGAGGGCGGGTTCGCACGGGTGGAGTCCGGGCCCGGGCAGGGCACCCGGGTCACGCTCGCCTGGCCCGCGGGAGTGGAGGGGCGCGCATGATCTCCGTCCCCCGCTGGCTCCTGCTGGCGCTCGCGGCGATGTTCTCCGGGTACCACGTGGTCCTCGGGGTCTCCTCGCTCGCGACCCGTGCTCCGGCGTCGCCGTGGCCCGTGGTGGTCGCACTCGTGCTGTACTCCGTCGCGACCGTGCTGAGCCTCTGGCCGACGCGGCGCGCGCGCATGCCGGACTGGCTCGCGGCCCTCGACCTGGCCGTGGGCATCGTCCTGCCCGTCCTCGTGACCAGCCAGCTCGACCCGGACGCGGAGAACGGGTACGCCACGTGGTACGTCGCCGCGGTCGGAACGCTCATGACCATCGCCGCGGCCCGACGTCAACTGGTGGTCGCCTGGGTCGGCGTCCTCGTCCTCGCGCTGCAGACCCTGCTCTGGGCCGGACCGCTCGCGCTCGGCACGCTCGGCGTCGTCGGCAGCATCGTGTGGGTCGCGATCGCGCACATGCTCTCGTCCGCGCTGGCGGGTGCGGCGCGGGCGACGAGGCGGTACGCGCAGGCCGAACGCGAGGCCGCAGCATGGCAGGCCGCACAGGACGCCCACCTCTTCGAGGGCCGGATGCGGCTCGCGCAGACGCAGCGGCTCGCATCGCCCATGCTCCGGCGCATCGCCGAGCGGCGCCTGCTCACCGACGCGGAGCGGGCCGAGTGCCGCAGGCTCGAGGCGGCGATCCGCGACGAGATCCGGGGGCGGATGCTGCTGACCCCGGCCGTGCGCGCGGCCGTGCGGGCGGCGCGGGAACGCGGCGCGACGGTGACCCTGCTCGACGAGGGCGGGATCGACGACCTCGACGAGGTCGAGCGGGATCGCATCCTCTCGCGGCTGGCGGAGGCGCTGGAGTCGACCGCCGCCGAGCGCATCGTGGTGCGCACCGCCGCCGAGGGTTCGGCGGTCGCGGTCACGGTCGTCGGGTTGAGCGGTGCCGACGCCGATCTCGACTCCGACGAAGCGGAGGTCGCCCTGTGGCTCGAGATCCCGCGCGCGGCAGGCGCCTTCGCTGAGGAGCGCTGAGCGGGTCCGACCGGCGGATCGAGGCCCCCGGACATGGGAGCGGGGGGTCGGCCCCTACCGACCCCCCGACAAGCCCGAGTCACGGCGACAACCCGAATGTCGCCCTGACTCGCCCCCAGAGCGCCGCCGGTTACCCATCCGGCGGCGGTACGACTCCTGTGGAGTGCGTACCACCATGCTACAAAGCCGGGCGCTCCGGGGAAGTCAGCATTTCGGGGGACATGGAGGGGGACCGATCGTCGGCATCCGCTCGCCGGAGCCGGACCCGCGCCTCCGGAAGGGGGACAGTCCTCAGCGCGCAGACGGACTCAGCGCGCCGACGCGACCCACCGGCCGGGGCCGACCACGATGGGCGAGCGCACTGCGTTGCGCGGATGCGACCACTCGCTGCGCCGTTCCGGGACGGGTTCGGGGTCGCCTTCGGCGATCGCCTGCACGAGGACCGCGGTGACCGCTGCGGCCTCCTCGGCGGTGACGTTGCGCGTGGCGAACCGGAGGTCGAGGGCGATCGGGTCGGGTTGGCGTGCTGTGTCGTTCATCGGCTCCCCTAGAGCGGGATGTTCCCGTGCTTCTTGGCGGGGAGGTTCGCCCGCTTGGTCCGCAGCGCACGCAGCGCCTTCGTGACCGACACTCGCGTCGCCGCGGGCTCGATGACCCCGTCGAGCTCTCCGCGCTCGGCGGCCAGGAACGGCGAGGCGACGTTGTAGGTGTACTCGTTGGCCAGCTTGGTGCGCACGGCCGCGACGTCCTCTCCCGCCTCCTCGGCCCGCTTGATCTCGCCGCGGTAGAGGATGTTCACGGCGCCCTGACCGCCCATGACCGCGATCTCCGCGGTGGGCCAGGCGAGGTTCATGTCGGCGCCGAGCTGCTTGGAGCCCATGACGATGTAGGCGCCGCCGTAGGCCTTGCGGGTGATGACCGTGACGAGCGGGACGGTCGCCTCGGCGTACGCGTACAGCAGCTTCGCTCCGCGGCGGATGACGCCCGTCCACTCCTGGTCGGTGCCCGGCAGGTACCCGGGGACGTCGACCAGGGTGAGGATCGGGATCGAGAACGCGTCGCAGAACCGCACGAAGCGCGACGCCTTCTCGCCCGCTGCGATGTTCAGGGTCCCGGCCATCTGGCTCGGCTGGTTCGCGATGATGCCGACCGAGCGGCCCTCGATGCGTGCGAAGCCGATGACGATGTTCGGGGCGAACAGCGGCTGGACCTCGAGGAAGTCGCCGTGGTCGACGATTCCCTCGATGATCGCGTGCATGTCGTAGGGCTGGTTCGGCGAGTCCGGGATGATCGTGTTCAGGCGGCGGTCGCCGTCGGTGATCTCGAGTTCGGTGTCGCTGTCGTAGACCGGCGCCTCGGACATGTTGTTGTCGGGAAGGAACGAGACGAGGGTGCGCGCGTAGTCGAGCGCGTCGTGCTCGTCGCTCGCGAGGTAGTGCGCGACACCGGAGACGGTGTTGTGCGTGAGCGCCCCGCCGAGCTCCTCCATCCCGACGTCCTCGCCCGTGACGGTCTTGATGACGTCGGGGCCGGTGACGAACATCTGGCTGGTCTTGTCGACCATGATGACGAAGTCGGTGAGCGCGGGGGAGTAGACCGCACCGCCCGCGGCCGGTCCGCAGACGATCGAGATCTGCGGGATGACCCCGGAGGCCGCGGTGTTGCGGCGGAAGATCTCACCGTACTTGCCGAGCGCGACCACGCCCTCCTGGATGCGCGCGCCGCCCGAGTCGAGGATGCCGATGATGGGCACGCCGGTCTTCAGCGCGAGCTCCATGACCTTGATGATCTTCTCGCCCGCGACCTCGCCGAGCGACCCGCCGAAGATCGTGAAGTCCTGCGAGTAGACCGCGACCTGCCGACCGTGGATCGTGCCGGTGCCCGTGACGACCGCGTCGCCGTACGGACGCTTGGCGTCCATGCCGAAGGCGTGGGTGCGGTGCCGCACGAACTCGTCGAGCTCGACGAACGAGCCGGGGTCGAGCAGATCCGCGATGCGCTCGCGCGCGGTCATCTTGCCCTTGGCATGCTGCTTCTCGATCGCGGCCTGGCCCGAGGCCGTGACGGCCTCGTGGTAGCGCTGCTTGAGGTCGGCGAGCTTGCCCGCGGTCGTGGAGAGGTCGGGGCCGTCGGTCGTCGATTCGGTCACGCGCTTCACTCTACCGGCGCGCTTCCGGCCCGGATCGTTGACGGATTCCCACAAAAAGCGGTCGGCGGATGGTGGTCATCGCCAGCGCCGCGGGCTCGGCGGACACTAGCCTGAACGTCGACGGAAGGGAGCCGGGATGGACTGGGAGCGGTCTCGCGCGGTGGTGCCGAGGTTCGAGTGGATGGACCGGGCCGGGTCGACCAACGACGTCCTCAAGGACGCCGCGACCGGAGCGGATGCCGCGGCCTGGCCGCACGGTGCCACGATCGTCACCGACGACCAGACCCGCGGACGGGGCCGCATGGGTCGCACCTGGCTCGCACCGACCGGCAAGACGCTCGCGATCTCGGTGCTCCTCCGGCCGGGGGACCTGCCCGGCGGGCCGCTGCCGGCGGACGCGTACGGCTGGCTCCCGCTCATCGCGGGCATCGCGATGACCGAGGCGGTGCGTGCCGAGGTCGCACGGGCCTCGGCCGACGAGGGCGGCGAGCAGGACGGCACCGGCGGCGTCGAGGTGTGGCTCAAATGGCCCAACGACGTCCTCGTGTCCGGGTTCAAGGTGTGCGGGATCCTCTCGGAACTCGTGAGCGCCGAGGCCGTCGTGATCGGGGCGGGCCTGAACCTGACCCTCGACGAGCACGACCTGCCCACGCTCACGTCGACCTCGCTGCTGCTCGCGACGGGAGTGCGGCCGGACGGTGACGCCGTGCTCGCGGACTACCTCGAGCGCCTGCTCGCGCTCGTCGCCGGGTTCGCGGCCTCGGGCGGCGACGCGATCGCGAGCGGCGTCCACGAGCGGGCGACCGCGCTCTGCGGCACGCTCGGCATCGACGTCAGGGTCGAGTTGCCCGGGGGCGCGACGCTCGTCGGGGTGGCCGAGGCCGTCGACGCCGACGGCCGGCTCATCGTCCGCGACGACGAGAACGGGCACGCGCAGGCTGTCGCCGCAGGAGACGTCACGCACCTGAGGTATTAATGGGGCGTATGGGGCAGACGGCCGAGGTCCGCGACCCCGCCGCGCGCGGCGAGGTCGTGCTGGCGCGCGTGCGCCGCCACGGGCGCGCGCTCGTCCTCCCCGCGCTCCTGCTGATCGTCGTCGCCGGACTCACGGTCTACGCGCTGCCCTGGCTCGACGAGGGGTGGCCGCGCCTGGCCACCGTGATCGGCGCGGGCCTGGTCGTGGTGCTCGGCTGCCTGCTGCCCTACCTCGGCTGGCTGAGTTCGCGCACGACGATCACGACGCGCCGCGTCATCGTGCGCCGCGGCCTGTTCGTGCGGGTGCGACGCGAACTCGCCCACCGCAGCGGGTACGACGTCCAGGTCCGACGCGGCTGGATCCAGCGGCTCTGGCGCTCCGGCGACGTCCTGCTCGAGACCGGCCACGAAGTGCCCGTGGTGCTGCGCGACGTCCCGGGGCCGACCCTCGTCCAGGCGGCGCTGCACGAACTCATGGCGGACGCGCACGAGCTCGGCGGCATCGCCGGCAACGGTCGCTCCGCCTCGCCCGGGGGCGTCGCCGCCACCGGCGACGCGGTCGGCTGGGCCCTGCGCTGAGGGCAGGTGCGGCCGCGCCGTGCCGGAGCGCGTACGCTGGTCCGCGGCCCGTGCGGCATGCGGGTCCCACGCGACGAAAGGCTCCACCACTTGGGCGAGGAATGCATCCACGGTTTCGATGAGGGCCTCTGCGCGATCTGCTCGCCCCCGCCCGAACCGGCGACCCCGCCCAAGCCGGCCCGCAGGCCGAGCCCCGCGCGGACCGCCCCGCGCGAGCGCGCGACCGTCCGCGGTGCGACCTCGTCGCGCACCGCTCGATCCAGCAGCGCATCAGCCGCACCGGTCGACGCCGGCGCGACCCGCATCTACCACGTCACCCACATCGACAACCTCGGTCGCATCCTCGGTGCCGGTGCGCTGCTCGCCGACGTGGGCGAGCCGGCAGCGACCCCCGCGGTCGACATCGCCGCACCCGCCGCGCGCGAGTACCGCCGCAGCGCGAGCATCCCCGGTGCCGAGACCACCGTCGCCGAGTACGTCCCGTTCCTGCTCAGCACCGACGCCCACCTGTGGCACGCCGTCCGGACGAGCACGCCCGACCCAAGGCTCGCGCCCGAAGCGGTCGCCAGGCCCGCGGCCGACCACGTCATCCTCGTCTCCTCGGTCGGAGCCGCTGCCGGTGCCCGCCGCGACATCCCCGGAGAGGTCGTGGCGAGCGCGACCGATGCCGCCGTGGGCGGGGCGGGCCTCGCCGCCGACTGGACCGCGGTCGAGCGGATGATCGTCCGCCTCACGCTCGCCGACGACGGCGAGGGCCTGCGCTCGGGCGAGCTGCTCGTGCGCGGCAGCGTGCCCCTCGAACGGATCAACCTGATCGCCGTCTCCAACGACCGCGTCCGCGATCGCGTCCGTGCGGCGCTGCATGCCGT comes from the Agromyces marinus genome and includes:
- a CDS encoding biotin--[acetyl-CoA-carboxylase] ligase; this encodes MDWERSRAVVPRFEWMDRAGSTNDVLKDAATGADAAAWPHGATIVTDDQTRGRGRMGRTWLAPTGKTLAISVLLRPGDLPGGPLPADAYGWLPLIAGIAMTEAVRAEVARASADEGGEQDGTGGVEVWLKWPNDVLVSGFKVCGILSELVSAEAVVIGAGLNLTLDEHDLPTLTSTSLLLATGVRPDGDAVLADYLERLLALVAGFAASGGDAIASGVHERATALCGTLGIDVRVELPGGATLVGVAEAVDADGRLIVRDDENGHAQAVAAGDVTHLRY
- a CDS encoding PH domain-containing protein, whose translation is MGQTAEVRDPAARGEVVLARVRRHGRALVLPALLLIVVAGLTVYALPWLDEGWPRLATVIGAGLVVVLGCLLPYLGWLSSRTTITTRRVIVRRGLFVRVRRELAHRSGYDVQVRRGWIQRLWRSGDVLLETGHEVPVVLRDVPGPTLVQAALHELMADAHELGGIAGNGRSASPGGVAATGDAVGWALR
- a CDS encoding acyl-CoA carboxylase epsilon subunit, translating into MNDTARQPDPIALDLRFATRNVTAEEAAAVTAVLVQAIAEGDPEPVPERRSEWSHPRNAVRSPIVVGPGRWVASAR
- a CDS encoding sensor histidine kinase, giving the protein MPAPDRRPDRLFRSRGAVGRAQVETVTARALGAFGVVFGAQTVPSAVEQANFLANGAGVAMMAGLYGAIAALAAAAFTRTAVRAAALVFAGVYALALLAWPLLVVDPAAMAGQTPWLYYLCTVATTAAVVALPVAPAAAYTTAVPAAYGVVRLTAAGGGASPLIAVLDTMYAVILGGVVLVIVTMLRQAASAVDAAQEAALERYDAVAREHANEAERVKVDALVHDSVLTTLLAAAAARTPAERALAGRMAADAVRRLDEAAVEVPGSDDRVPLEVLVRRLRSGVEGFAAPFIVDVEGVDGVELPVAVVDALSSAAMQAMVNSVQHADGPIGRVRRELLISGVAPGGCVIRVRDNGAGFDPDAVPASRLGLRVSIDERMTGEGGFARVESGPGQGTRVTLAWPAGVEGRA
- a CDS encoding DarT ssDNA thymidine ADP-ribosyltransferase family protein, encoding MGEECIHGFDEGLCAICSPPPEPATPPKPARRPSPARTAPRERATVRGATSSRTARSSSASAAPVDAGATRIYHVTHIDNLGRILGAGALLADVGEPAATPAVDIAAPAAREYRRSASIPGAETTVAEYVPFLLSTDAHLWHAVRTSTPDPRLAPEAVARPAADHVILVSSVGAAAGARRDIPGEVVASATDAAVGGAGLAADWTAVERMIVRLTLADDGEGLRSGELLVRGSVPLERINLIAVSNDRVRDRVRAALHAVGARTRVAVYPPWFLADA
- a CDS encoding response regulator transcription factor: MTTQTGGRTEDAPTTVAIVDDHEAVRLGLRAACADAGYVVVADTADVAALLGLLDDPKVDPARVVLLDLSLGDGSRVTDNVRAVLAAGSQVLVHSIADRVAAVREALAAGAAGVIPKSAPTSAVIAAIATVARGEALNNVEWASAIEADREFAKAQLGRRERDVLNLYASGLPLKLVAQKLGIAHSTAREYLDRIRAKYVEVGRPAPTKVDLLRRAVEDGILPGLDAEGGDARA
- a CDS encoding acyl-CoA carboxylase subunit beta, which gives rise to MTESTTDGPDLSTTAGKLADLKQRYHEAVTASGQAAIEKQHAKGKMTARERIADLLDPGSFVELDEFVRHRTHAFGMDAKRPYGDAVVTGTGTIHGRQVAVYSQDFTIFGGSLGEVAGEKIIKVMELALKTGVPIIGILDSGGARIQEGVVALGKYGEIFRRNTAASGVIPQISIVCGPAAGGAVYSPALTDFVIMVDKTSQMFVTGPDVIKTVTGEDVGMEELGGALTHNTVSGVAHYLASDEHDALDYARTLVSFLPDNNMSEAPVYDSDTELEITDGDRRLNTIIPDSPNQPYDMHAIIEGIVDHGDFLEVQPLFAPNIVIGFARIEGRSVGIIANQPSQMAGTLNIAAGEKASRFVRFCDAFSIPILTLVDVPGYLPGTDQEWTGVIRRGAKLLYAYAEATVPLVTVITRKAYGGAYIVMGSKQLGADMNLAWPTAEIAVMGGQGAVNILYRGEIKRAEEAGEDVAAVRTKLANEYTYNVASPFLAAERGELDGVIEPAATRVSVTKALRALRTKRANLPAKKHGNIPL